In Pedobacter heparinus DSM 2366, the following are encoded in one genomic region:
- a CDS encoding Lrp/AsnC family transcriptional regulator translates to MEELDETDLLLLKILGDNSNYTVKELAAKVNLSTSPVFERIKRLESTGYIKKYIAILDAEKFNQGFIVFCNIKLKQHDRKIGHKFVEDILKIDEVVECYNISGDFDFILKVYAKDMKHYQDFVFNKLGSVKSIGSTHSTFAMAEIKNSYNINF, encoded by the coding sequence ATGGAAGAATTGGATGAAACAGATTTGTTGCTGCTGAAGATATTGGGCGACAATTCAAACTACACGGTTAAAGAGCTTGCCGCTAAGGTAAACCTCTCCACATCACCTGTTTTTGAGCGGATAAAAAGACTGGAAAGCACAGGCTATATCAAAAAGTATATAGCCATACTTGATGCTGAAAAATTTAACCAGGGATTTATTGTTTTTTGTAACATAAAACTCAAACAGCACGACAGAAAAATAGGTCATAAGTTTGTAGAAGATATTTTAAAGATCGATGAAGTAGTAGAGTGTTACAATATTTCCGGCGATTTTGACTTTATATTAAAGGTTTACGCAAAGGACATGAAGCACTACCAGGACTTCGTTTTCAACAAACTGGGATCGGTTAAAAGTATAGGAAGTACCCACAGTACTTTTGCCATGGCAGAGATTAAGAATTCCTATAACATTAATTTTTAA